A window of Opitutus sp. ER46 contains these coding sequences:
- a CDS encoding sialate O-acetylesterase, with amino-acid sequence MRPSPVRLVLLSLALFVSAGAVIAADATSTRPPLSPVFGDHMVLQRGKPNTFWGWVTPGQTVRVAIGEHAAQAVAGADGRWEATLEVPPPGGPYTVEIDAGEKRTLKDVLVGDVWLCGGQSNMEWPLRATDGAEAELARANVATLRLCQVGRRVAYTPATDPKVEWKPCTPENAAAFSAVGYLFGRRLHDELQVPIGLVSANLGGSPAESWMSPAALARLGEFEPQRAEIARLAQQGQPPFGSFLMHWLDEHDAGRDGWAKPEFDDHAWAEVPMPGGFAELGVPKDPAIVWFRREVVLPEILPAGQARVFLGVVERMDTVYVNGRQVGASSWVENPRVYAIPGDALRPGRNVIAVRVFKTKPDGGFLSPAAALRIELGDGRSVPLAGAWRGHLSYDARPPATLPLDFDNYPTMPTVLHHGMLAPLAPLALTGAIWYQGEANTSRAAQYRRLLPALIADWRATFGQGEFPFYIVGLPAFTARKTTPASDGWAELRAAQAFTVRNVRNTALAVTIDTGEAGNIHPTNKRPVAERLALAALAGHYRRDVVASGPTLRWAERQPGKFILRFDHADGGLQVRGDTLAEFSLLDAAGVWHWAEARIVAPDTVVVSSPVVPAPVAVRYAWQANPRATLVNGAGLPAAPFSTEADRP; translated from the coding sequence ATGCGTCCCTCCCCTGTTCGCCTTGTTCTCCTTTCGCTGGCGCTGTTCGTGTCGGCAGGTGCCGTCATCGCCGCCGACGCCACCAGCACGCGTCCCCCGCTCAGTCCGGTCTTCGGCGACCACATGGTCCTGCAACGCGGCAAGCCCAACACCTTCTGGGGCTGGGTGACTCCCGGACAAACCGTGCGCGTCGCGATCGGCGAGCACGCGGCCCAGGCCGTCGCCGGCGCGGATGGACGCTGGGAGGCCACACTCGAGGTGCCGCCGCCCGGCGGTCCGTACACCGTGGAGATCGACGCCGGCGAAAAGCGGACGCTGAAGGATGTGCTCGTGGGCGACGTCTGGCTCTGCGGCGGGCAGTCCAACATGGAATGGCCCCTTCGGGCGACCGACGGCGCCGAGGCCGAGTTGGCGCGCGCCAACGTCGCGACGCTGCGTCTGTGCCAGGTCGGGCGGCGCGTCGCGTACACGCCGGCCACCGACCCGAAAGTCGAATGGAAGCCGTGCACGCCCGAAAACGCGGCCGCGTTTTCCGCGGTCGGGTACCTTTTTGGCCGGAGGCTGCACGATGAGCTGCAGGTCCCGATCGGCTTGGTCTCGGCCAACCTCGGCGGCAGCCCGGCGGAGTCCTGGATGAGTCCCGCGGCATTGGCCCGGCTGGGCGAGTTCGAGCCGCAGCGCGCCGAGATTGCGCGGCTCGCGCAACAAGGCCAGCCCCCCTTCGGCAGCTTCCTCATGCACTGGCTCGACGAACACGACGCCGGCCGCGATGGCTGGGCGAAGCCGGAGTTCGACGATCACGCCTGGGCAGAGGTCCCGATGCCGGGCGGGTTTGCCGAACTGGGGGTGCCAAAGGATCCGGCGATCGTGTGGTTCCGCCGCGAGGTCGTGCTGCCGGAGATCCTGCCGGCGGGCCAGGCCCGTGTCTTCCTCGGCGTGGTCGAGCGGATGGACACGGTGTACGTGAACGGGCGGCAAGTCGGCGCCAGCTCCTGGGTGGAGAATCCCCGCGTGTATGCGATTCCCGGTGACGCGTTGCGTCCCGGCCGCAACGTGATCGCGGTGCGCGTGTTCAAGACGAAGCCCGACGGCGGCTTTCTGTCCCCGGCCGCCGCGCTGCGTATCGAACTCGGCGATGGCCGCAGCGTGCCGCTGGCCGGCGCCTGGCGCGGACACCTGAGCTACGATGCGCGTCCACCCGCGACGCTGCCGCTGGATTTCGACAACTACCCGACGATGCCGACGGTCCTGCACCACGGCATGCTCGCGCCGCTCGCGCCCCTCGCGCTGACCGGGGCGATCTGGTACCAGGGCGAAGCCAACACCTCGCGCGCGGCGCAGTACCGGCGGCTGCTGCCGGCGCTGATCGCGGACTGGCGCGCGACCTTCGGCCAGGGCGAGTTTCCCTTCTACATCGTGGGCCTGCCCGCGTTCACGGCGCGCAAGACGACGCCCGCGAGCGACGGCTGGGCCGAATTGCGAGCCGCGCAGGCGTTCACCGTGCGCAACGTCCGCAACACCGCGCTCGCCGTGACGATCGACACCGGCGAGGCCGGCAACATTCACCCCACCAACAAGCGCCCGGTCGCCGAGCGGCTCGCGCTCGCCGCGTTGGCCGGGCATTACCGGCGCGACGTCGTCGCGAGCGGCCCCACCCTGCGCTGGGCCGAGCGCCAGCCGGGAAAGTTCATCCTGCGTTTCGATCACGCCGACGGCGGGCTGCAGGTGCGCGGAGACACGCTGGCGGAGTTCTCGCTTCTGGACGCCGCCGGCGTGTGGCATTGGGCGGAAGCCCGGATCGTCGCGCCCGATACGGTGGTCGTCTCCTCGCCCGTGGTCCCCGCGCCGGTCGCCGTCCGCTACGCCTGGCAGGCCAATCCGCGCGCCACGCTCGTGAATGGCGCCGGCCTCCCCGCCGCGCCCTTCAGCACGGAGGCAGACCGGCCTTAG
- a CDS encoding GH3 auxin-responsive promoter family protein, whose protein sequence is MIAFTGHRSCGLGAPPPAWLQRTVAWGAMARTRRVDRRLALPDYQRRAQAEAFATLMAGFGGTSFGAVCGLDRSTTYREFRTRVAPRTYEDLAPWIERMKAGEPDVLWRGRCSLYAVSSGTTHGPTKYLPVTPAMLRHFRHAGLDSLGFYARRAGSGSVFAGRQLFLGGSTQLAQISGTGNFAAWAGDLSGITAQNLPGWAERFLYEPGRDIAQIADWPAKLAAIGQRTATRDVRLLAGIPSWILIFAEVMRQTTGRDTLRSIWPNLECLVHGGVPIGPFVSELRAALGPEVRFHEVYPASEGFIAAQDLEPEAGLRLLVDAGLFFEFVPLAELQTSGPAGVGAAVVPLEDVVTGVDYALLLTTPGGLCRYLIGDVVRFVSTQPARLVYAGRTALQLSAFGEHVIEKDLTDALTRVMTRIGACVANFHVAPLFANAAAGVRRGRHEWWVELKSEPKEGASCEQLAAELDHELQRANDDYLAKRQGGGLDGPVVRLVPAGTFERWMREQGKWGGQHKMPRCRSDRTIVEQLSRGAFR, encoded by the coding sequence ATGATCGCGTTTACGGGGCACCGTTCCTGCGGGCTGGGGGCACCACCGCCGGCGTGGCTGCAGCGTACGGTTGCGTGGGGCGCAATGGCGCGGACCCGTCGTGTCGACCGGAGATTGGCGCTGCCAGACTATCAGCGGCGGGCGCAGGCCGAAGCGTTTGCGACGCTCATGGCGGGATTTGGCGGCACGTCGTTTGGCGCCGTTTGCGGGCTCGACCGCAGCACAACCTATCGTGAGTTCCGCACCCGTGTCGCGCCCCGCACCTACGAGGATCTGGCGCCCTGGATCGAGCGCATGAAGGCCGGAGAGCCCGACGTGCTCTGGCGCGGCCGCTGCTCGTTGTATGCCGTATCGTCGGGCACGACGCACGGACCCACCAAGTATCTGCCGGTCACCCCGGCGATGCTGCGGCACTTTCGCCACGCGGGCCTGGATTCACTGGGGTTTTACGCCCGGCGGGCTGGGAGCGGCTCCGTCTTTGCCGGCCGTCAGCTCTTCCTCGGAGGATCGACGCAGCTCGCGCAGATTTCTGGGACGGGCAATTTCGCCGCCTGGGCCGGCGACCTCAGCGGTATCACGGCACAGAATCTGCCCGGCTGGGCGGAGCGCTTTCTATACGAACCGGGCCGGGATATCGCGCAGATCGCGGACTGGCCAGCCAAGCTGGCCGCCATTGGGCAACGCACCGCCACGCGCGATGTCCGCCTGCTCGCCGGCATTCCGAGCTGGATCCTCATCTTTGCCGAGGTCATGCGACAGACCACTGGCCGCGATACCTTGCGGTCGATCTGGCCAAACCTCGAGTGCCTGGTCCACGGCGGCGTGCCCATCGGGCCGTTTGTGAGCGAACTGCGAGCCGCGCTCGGCCCGGAGGTGCGATTTCACGAAGTCTATCCGGCATCGGAAGGTTTCATCGCGGCCCAGGATCTCGAGCCGGAAGCGGGGCTCCGGCTGCTCGTCGATGCTGGGCTCTTCTTCGAATTCGTGCCTCTGGCCGAGTTGCAGACGTCTGGGCCGGCGGGCGTCGGCGCCGCGGTCGTGCCGCTTGAAGATGTGGTGACCGGAGTGGACTACGCGCTGCTGCTTACGACGCCGGGCGGGCTCTGCCGCTATCTCATCGGGGACGTCGTGCGGTTCGTGTCCACCCAGCCGGCGCGGCTGGTGTATGCCGGCCGGACTGCGCTCCAGCTCAGTGCCTTTGGCGAACATGTGATCGAGAAGGACCTCACGGATGCGTTGACGCGCGTGATGACGCGGATCGGCGCGTGCGTGGCGAACTTCCATGTGGCGCCGCTCTTTGCCAACGCGGCGGCCGGGGTGCGGCGCGGCCGCCACGAGTGGTGGGTGGAACTGAAGTCAGAACCGAAGGAAGGTGCGTCTTGCGAACAGCTGGCCGCGGAGCTCGACCACGAACTGCAGCGGGCAAACGACGATTATCTCGCGAAGCGGCAGGGGGGCGGGCTGGACGGGCCGGTGGTGCGCCTGGTGCCCGCCGGCACTTTCGAGCGCTGGATGCGCGAGCAGGGGAAATGGGGCGGCCAGCACAAGATGCCGCGCTGCCGCAGTGATCGTACGATCGTGGAGCAGCTCAGCCGCGGCGCCTTTCGTTGA
- the rpsB gene encoding 30S ribosomal protein S2 has protein sequence MPINVTPKDLLDAGVHFGHQTKRWNPRSKPFIFDHRQGVTIIDLGKTHEALTKACEFLEDKVASGGNVLFVGTKRQAKEIVREAATSVNMPMVVDRWLGGTLTNYETVKKSIAKYKKYQAMETSGEMSKLPRKEESAIKREMTRMQKNFSGIADMGGLPTAMFVVDVNHHKIAVAEAARAGIPCVAIVDTNSDPTTVSHPIPGNDDAVKSVRIIVETVTAAIQNGLAQREARRAARGQADIKAATAGVETAAAAPAATTEEVDLSRVELPPEVVPLVEGESETPAAGAKKKPVRAKKPAVKAE, from the coding sequence ATGCCTATCAACGTCACTCCCAAGGACCTGCTCGACGCGGGTGTTCACTTCGGCCACCAGACCAAGCGCTGGAACCCGCGCTCCAAGCCGTTCATCTTCGATCACCGGCAGGGCGTCACCATCATCGACCTCGGCAAGACGCACGAGGCGCTGACCAAGGCCTGCGAGTTCCTCGAGGACAAGGTCGCCAGCGGCGGCAACGTGCTCTTCGTCGGCACCAAGCGCCAGGCCAAGGAAATCGTCCGCGAGGCCGCCACCTCCGTCAACATGCCCATGGTCGTCGACCGTTGGCTCGGCGGCACCCTTACGAATTACGAGACCGTCAAGAAATCCATCGCCAAGTACAAGAAGTACCAGGCCATGGAGACCTCCGGCGAAATGTCCAAGCTCCCCCGCAAGGAGGAGTCCGCCATCAAGCGCGAGATGACGCGCATGCAGAAGAATTTCAGCGGCATCGCTGACATGGGCGGCCTGCCCACCGCGATGTTCGTCGTCGACGTCAACCACCACAAGATCGCCGTCGCCGAGGCCGCTCGCGCCGGCATCCCGTGCGTCGCCATCGTCGACACCAACTCCGATCCGACCACCGTCTCGCACCCGATCCCGGGCAACGACGACGCCGTGAAGTCGGTCCGCATCATCGTCGAGACGGTCACCGCCGCCATCCAGAACGGCCTCGCCCAGCGCGAAGCCCGCCGCGCCGCCCGCGGTCAGGCCGACATCAAGGCCGCCACCGCCGGCGTCGAGACGGCCGCCGCCGCTCCGGCCGCGACCACCGAGGAAGTCGACCTTTCCCGCGTCGAGCTCCCGCCCGAGGTTGTGCCGCTCGTCGAGGGTGAGAGCGAGACCCCCGCCGCCGGCGCCAAGAAGAAGCCGGTCCGCGCGAAGAAGCCCGCCGTCAAGGCCGAGTAA
- the tsf gene encoding translation elongation factor Ts, giving the protein MSSPITAQMVADLREKTGAGLLDCKKALTEANGNVEEAITILRKKGAASAAKKAERATKEGLIESYIHVGGKVGVMIEVNCETDFVARNDDFKVFVKDLCLQIAAASPLYVSRTEVPEADLQKERDIAAAQVQGKPPAAIQKIVEGKLEKYFSTVCLLDQPFVKQPEKTIQEILTQKIATIGENLQVRRFIRYQVGQ; this is encoded by the coding sequence ATGAGCTCACCTATTACCGCTCAAATGGTCGCCGACCTGCGCGAGAAAACCGGCGCCGGTCTGCTGGACTGCAAGAAGGCCCTCACGGAGGCCAACGGCAACGTCGAGGAAGCCATCACGATCCTTCGCAAGAAGGGCGCCGCCTCCGCCGCGAAGAAGGCCGAGCGCGCCACCAAGGAAGGTCTCATCGAGTCCTACATCCACGTCGGCGGCAAAGTCGGCGTGATGATCGAGGTCAACTGCGAGACCGACTTCGTCGCCCGCAATGATGACTTCAAGGTCTTCGTCAAGGACCTCTGCCTGCAGATCGCCGCCGCCAGCCCGCTGTACGTCAGCCGGACCGAGGTGCCCGAGGCCGATCTCCAGAAGGAGCGCGACATCGCCGCCGCCCAGGTGCAGGGCAAGCCGCCGGCAGCCATCCAGAAGATCGTCGAGGGCAAGCTCGAGAAGTACTTCTCGACCGTCTGCCTGCTCGATCAGCCGTTCGTGAAGCAGCCGGAGAAGACGATCCAGGAGATCCTCACCCAGAAGATCGCGACGATCGGTGAGAACCTCCAGGTCCGCCGCTTCATCCGCTATCAGGTCGGCCAGTGA
- a CDS encoding LacI family DNA-binding transcriptional regulator, protein MRTLAERAGVSSATISLALRGHPRISAATRRRILRLAEQLGYRPDPSIAKLMLHLRTRRPPGFQSLLAALTTVPEAEEQPYLRELRRSAQARAEALGYGLTVLRVAADAARRPDLERMLRARGVDGILLLPMAAPREFRPLLDWRKFSVVSATNAVLAPQFHRVVPHQFSNALLLCEELTRRGYRRLGLVMNSRHDLTVGHGPSAAVVWQNMLGGTERVMPLIFDPAGAGDLREWFERERPDAIIAEGADNAQDIARQLGLRVPGPVGFVTTNRSGPSVFAGIEERPDEIGAAAIRLLTSLIQHGEKGIPKVPTVTMVAGAWVEGRSVRAPSRAAPRKAATA, encoded by the coding sequence ATGCGCACGCTCGCCGAGCGCGCCGGGGTCAGCTCCGCCACGATCTCGCTCGCGCTGCGCGGGCACCCCCGCATCTCCGCCGCCACCCGGCGCCGCATCCTCCGCCTCGCCGAGCAGCTTGGCTACCGGCCCGACCCGAGCATCGCCAAGCTCATGCTGCACCTGCGCACCCGCCGGCCGCCGGGGTTCCAATCGCTGCTCGCCGCGCTCACGACTGTGCCGGAGGCGGAAGAGCAGCCCTACCTGCGCGAGCTCCGGCGCAGCGCGCAGGCCCGCGCCGAGGCGCTCGGGTACGGGCTCACCGTGCTGCGCGTGGCAGCCGATGCCGCACGCCGTCCCGATCTCGAGCGCATGCTGCGGGCCCGCGGGGTGGACGGCATCCTGCTCCTGCCGATGGCGGCGCCGCGCGAATTCCGCCCGCTCCTCGACTGGCGCAAGTTCTCCGTCGTAAGCGCCACCAACGCCGTGCTCGCCCCGCAGTTTCACCGCGTCGTCCCCCACCAGTTCAGCAATGCCCTCCTCCTCTGCGAGGAGCTCACCCGCCGCGGTTACCGCCGGCTCGGCCTGGTCATGAACTCGCGGCACGACCTCACCGTCGGGCATGGCCCCTCGGCCGCCGTGGTGTGGCAGAACATGCTCGGCGGCACGGAACGCGTCATGCCCCTGATCTTCGATCCGGCCGGGGCCGGCGACCTGCGCGAGTGGTTCGAGCGGGAGCGGCCCGATGCCATCATCGCCGAGGGCGCGGACAACGCGCAGGACATCGCCCGGCAACTCGGGCTCCGCGTGCCCGGCCCGGTGGGCTTCGTCACCACCAACCGCTCGGGCCCATCGGTCTTCGCTGGCATTGAGGAACGACCCGACGAGATCGGCGCCGCCGCGATCCGACTCCTCACCAGCCTCATCCAGCACGGCGAGAAGGGCATCCCCAAGGTGCCCACGGTCACGATGGTGGCCGGCGCCTGGGTCGAAGGTCGATCGGTGCGCGCGCCCAGCCGCGCCGCCCCACGGAAAGCGGCCACCGCCTAG
- a CDS encoding glycoside hydrolase family 88 protein, with protein sequence MSSPFPASGTVIAMLPNPSLSPLAPATAAAWLATCVAKAGANVRRLAARPGAAAWAGDGDYFAAGDGFFEIGNWTSSFCTGMALLAYQHTGDATLLEPLGQLREVYRAKVTTHRRETMHDLGFLYSLYSVGLYRLAGDARDRATALQAAEVLAGRFRPEGGFIQAWGPMDEADTDYAGLAIIDCLMNLPLLWWASRETGDVRLAEIAHRHADTTRARFVRPDQSVCHAYRFHPWADRPVGPDNYCGYDVESQWARGTAWAIYGFALAYRHTGATAYLETARRLARAFCAQLDDEGVPPWDFRLPAGQPRLRDSSAAAIAVCGIDEICAHAHEPELAARADALLSRLGAPDYFNADPGCPGLLRQAEVGESFDPATRHVVPRSVYASWGDYFFMEALARRVQVRDVFW encoded by the coding sequence GTGTCGAGTCCCTTTCCGGCGTCCGGCACCGTCATCGCCATGCTCCCGAACCCGAGCCTCTCCCCCCTGGCGCCGGCGACCGCGGCCGCCTGGCTGGCGACGTGTGTCGCCAAGGCGGGCGCCAATGTGCGGCGGCTGGCGGCACGGCCGGGCGCGGCCGCGTGGGCGGGGGACGGCGACTATTTCGCCGCGGGCGACGGGTTCTTCGAGATCGGCAACTGGACCTCCTCGTTCTGCACCGGCATGGCGCTGCTCGCGTATCAACATACCGGTGATGCCACGTTGCTCGAGCCGCTCGGGCAGCTGCGCGAAGTGTACCGCGCGAAGGTGACGACGCACCGCCGGGAGACCATGCACGACCTGGGTTTCCTGTATTCGCTGTATTCGGTCGGGCTGTACCGGCTGGCCGGGGATGCCCGTGACCGCGCGACGGCGCTACAGGCGGCCGAAGTGCTCGCCGGGCGGTTCCGGCCGGAGGGCGGATTCATCCAGGCGTGGGGGCCGATGGACGAGGCCGACACCGATTACGCGGGGCTGGCGATCATCGACTGCCTCATGAACCTGCCGCTGCTCTGGTGGGCGAGCCGGGAGACGGGCGACGTCCGGCTGGCGGAGATTGCGCACCGGCACGCCGACACCACCCGCGCGCGGTTCGTGCGCCCGGACCAGAGCGTCTGCCATGCGTACCGGTTCCACCCGTGGGCCGACCGGCCGGTGGGCCCGGACAACTATTGCGGCTACGACGTTGAATCGCAGTGGGCGCGCGGCACGGCGTGGGCGATCTACGGCTTTGCCCTCGCATACCGGCACACCGGAGCGACGGCGTATCTGGAGACGGCGCGGAGGCTCGCGCGCGCCTTCTGCGCGCAGCTCGACGACGAAGGAGTGCCTCCCTGGGATTTTCGGCTGCCGGCCGGTCAGCCCCGGCTGCGCGATTCCTCGGCGGCCGCCATCGCGGTGTGCGGTATCGACGAGATCTGCGCGCATGCCCATGAGCCGGAACTCGCCGCGCGGGCCGACGCGCTGCTCTCCCGGCTCGGTGCGCCCGACTATTTCAACGCGGATCCCGGCTGCCCCGGCCTGTTGCGGCAGGCTGAGGTGGGCGAGAGCTTCGACCCGGCCACGCGCCATGTCGTCCCACGCTCCGTGTATGCGAGCTGGGGCGACTACTTCTTCATGGAGGCGCTGGCGCGGCGCGTGCAGGTCCGGGACGTGTTCTGGTGA
- a CDS encoding B12-binding domain-containing radical SAM protein: MSPIVLATLNAKYIHASFGLRYLLANLGELRPQARLEEFTISQRPLEIAERILAHEPRIVGLGVYIWNVGPTTEVVALLKRIRPDLIVVLGGPEVSHETGVQDIVRFADYTITGEGDLAFAALCRELLAGRRPETRVIAALLPDFSQLTLPYDEYTDEDIAHRLIYVEASRGCPFSCEFCLSSLDVPVRQAPLEPFLAALDRLLARGVLHFKFVDRTFNLNLAVSRQILEFFLARLRPGLFLHFEMVPDRVPPELRELLARFPAGHLQLEIGIQTFNPEVATLISRRQNYAKLEENLRYLRRESGAHLHADLIAGLPGESLESFAAGFDRLVALGPQEIQLGILKRLRGTPIARHDSTWDMAYSPLAPYEILRNRLIDFPTMQRLRRFARYWDLVGNSGNFVTTTPLLWNDGASPFQAFLGLSDWLFAREGRHHAIALVTLMQDVFAYLTEVRGLAPTLVADALWRDFQRANRGEMPPFLRPHLPGEHPVPAHLRRAGGHLPARQQRHAGPDAQ; the protein is encoded by the coding sequence ATGAGCCCTATCGTCCTCGCGACGCTTAACGCGAAGTACATTCACGCCTCGTTTGGCCTGCGTTACCTGCTGGCCAACCTGGGTGAGTTGCGGCCGCAGGCTCGCCTCGAGGAGTTCACGATCAGCCAGCGGCCGCTGGAGATCGCCGAGCGCATTCTCGCGCACGAGCCCAGGATCGTCGGGCTGGGCGTCTACATCTGGAACGTGGGCCCCACGACGGAGGTGGTGGCGCTCCTCAAGCGCATCCGTCCCGACCTCATCGTGGTCCTCGGCGGGCCCGAGGTGAGCCACGAAACGGGCGTCCAGGACATCGTCCGGTTTGCCGACTACACCATCACTGGCGAGGGCGACCTCGCGTTCGCCGCGCTTTGCCGGGAACTCCTGGCCGGGCGCCGTCCTGAAACGCGCGTCATCGCCGCACTTCTACCGGACTTCTCCCAGCTGACGCTGCCCTACGATGAGTACACCGACGAGGACATCGCTCACCGGCTGATCTACGTCGAAGCGTCGCGCGGCTGCCCTTTCAGCTGCGAATTCTGCCTGTCGTCGCTGGACGTGCCGGTCCGGCAGGCACCGCTCGAGCCGTTCCTGGCGGCGTTGGACCGGCTCCTTGCGCGCGGGGTCCTGCATTTCAAGTTCGTCGACCGCACCTTCAACCTGAACCTCGCCGTCAGCCGCCAGATCCTCGAGTTCTTCCTCGCGCGGCTCCGGCCAGGGTTGTTCCTCCACTTCGAGATGGTGCCCGACCGCGTGCCGCCCGAGCTCCGCGAATTGCTCGCGCGGTTTCCCGCCGGACACCTCCAGCTCGAGATTGGCATCCAGACCTTCAATCCCGAGGTGGCGACGCTCATCAGCCGGCGCCAAAACTACGCCAAGCTCGAGGAGAACCTGCGGTACCTCCGCCGCGAATCGGGTGCGCATCTTCACGCCGACCTGATCGCCGGGCTGCCGGGCGAGTCGCTCGAGAGCTTCGCCGCGGGTTTCGACCGGCTCGTCGCCCTCGGGCCACAGGAGATTCAGCTCGGCATCCTCAAGCGCCTGCGCGGCACGCCCATCGCCCGCCACGATTCCACCTGGGACATGGCGTACTCGCCGCTCGCCCCGTACGAGATCCTGCGCAACCGGCTGATCGATTTCCCGACGATGCAGCGGCTCCGCCGCTTCGCCCGGTACTGGGATCTGGTCGGCAACAGCGGCAACTTCGTCACCACCACGCCGCTCCTGTGGAACGATGGCGCCTCGCCCTTCCAGGCCTTCCTGGGGCTGAGCGACTGGCTCTTCGCGCGCGAAGGCCGGCACCACGCCATCGCGCTCGTGACGCTGATGCAGGACGTGTTCGCCTACCTCACGGAGGTGCGGGGCCTCGCGCCGACGCTCGTGGCCGACGCCTTGTGGCGCGACTTCCAGCGCGCGAACCGCGGCGAGATGCCGCCGTTCCTGCGTCCTCACCTCCCCGGCGAGCATCCCGTGCCCGCGCACCTCCGCCGCGCGGGCGGTCACCTCCCGGCGCGCCAGCAGCGTCACGCCGGCCCGGACGCGCAATAG